Proteins co-encoded in one Aspergillus fumigatus Af293 chromosome 6, whole genome shotgun sequence genomic window:
- a CDS encoding kinesin family protein encodes MSVRVVARVRPLLKAEREQDIILRTGPSSQTLPPKGDQKSTRGNSAVAKLRDRNTIVRIPNPKNENEEYSFQFNAVYDADASQQELYDAEVAPTVKHLFNGFDVTIFAYGVTGTGKTHTMRGGKSLAERGVIPRLLSSIYRRSRKIEKDSEGETTVKVALSYYEIYNDKVFDLFEPPEKRTLAGLPLRDNGGKTVVVGLTEKPCTSLKEFESLYDHANINRSTSATKLNAHSSRSHAILCVKVTISSGDKVRVSTASAIDLAGSEDNRRTDNDKERMVESASINKSLFVLAQCVEAISKKHQRIPYRESKMTRILSLGQNNGLTVMILNLAPIKSYHLDTLSSLNFANRTKKIEVREVENEPMFKGPPRVVARASTANVQRQPLRPLTASVNVNLTGPTNKDTSKPGDGKPVKAFHVYSDKSHSGNSAQFKRADGPKRSSLSSELHGAQPNRTSKTARVAQTSLPNKRPDDISTAMIEEMVEKKVEEILAAREQSKQSQVFEMNEQLQKRLEILEQRIEGTEDARAEGLSYLLMGKQHQARGEDLSALKMYQLALPFFPKNEKLATKIATLKERIQSRQREQTTELTGHAPSAQKPGLGSILSIKKQPARAGTKRQTAESDDDYEEPEERLTHYSDDDSIVSCQAKRSKRTRTKSPNRESLDELGSPSTLRYPLRARRGQLPNLLIRQLSFAVFASRCGRWCQQPSLAICRTWTQGLDCWPGSGPW; translated from the exons ATGAGTGTTCGGGTAGTGGCCCGTGTTAGGCCACTTTTGAAAGCGGAACGTGAGCAAGATATAATTCTTCGCACTGGCCCGTCAAGTCAGACTTTACCGCCAAAGGGAGACCAGAAGAGCACCCGGGGTAATTCGGCGGTTGCAAAACTGAGGGACCGAAACACAATTGTCAGGATCCCCAACCCCAAGAATGAAAACGAGGAATATTCTTTCCAGTTCAATGCTGTTTATGATGCAGATGCCTCACAACAGGAGCTCTATGACGCCGAGG TTGCTCCCACAGTCAAGCACCTCTTCAACGGCTTCGATGTCACAATATTTGCATATGGGGTCACCGGAACGGGGAAAACACATACTATGCGAGGTGGTAAAAGCCTGGCTGAGAGGGGTGTTATTCCGCGTCTCCTGAGTAGCATATACAGACGCAGCCggaagatcgagaaggaCAGCGAAGGAGAAACAACTGTCAAGGTTGCCTTGAGCTACTATGAGATCTACAATGACAAAGTCTTCGATCTGTTCGAACCCCCAGAGAAGAGGACACTAGCAGGGTTGCCTCTCCGGGACAATGGTGGGAAGACTGTAGTCGTAGGCTTGACGGAAAAACCGTGCACTAGCCTGAAAGAATTTGAGAGCCTGTACGACCATGCAAATATCAACAGATCCACATCTGCAACAAAG TTAAATGCTCACTCATCCCGGTCGCATGCCATTCTGTGTGTGAAAGTGACTATCAGCTCCGGTGACAAGGTTCGCGTTAGCACTGCATCTGCTATCGACCTTGCTGGTTCAGAGGATAACCGACGGACGGACAATGACAAGGAACGCATGGTTGAATCGGCCAGCATTAACAAAAGTCTTTTCGTTCTCGCGCAATGCGTAGAAGCGATCAGCAAAAAACACCAACGAATTCCATATCGTGAGTCGAAAATGACGAGAATATTATCCTTGGGCCAGAACAATGGCTTGACCGTCATGATCCTCAACCTCGCGCCAATCAAGTCTTATCACCTAGACACCCTCAGCTCTCTAAATTTCGCAAACCGTACCAAGAAGATCGAAGTTCGTGAAGTAGAGAATGAGCCTATGTTCAAAGGACCACCGAGGGTCGTGGCACGAGCCTCAACGGCAAATGTTCAGCGGCAGCCTCTGCGGCCATTGACGGCCTCCGTTAATGTCAACTTGACTGGACCAACTAACAAAGATACATCGAAGCCTGGTGACGGCAAGCCGGTGAAAGCGTTCCACGTATACTCGGACAAGTCCCATTCCGGAAATTCGGCGCAATTCAAACGAGCTGATGGGCCTAAGAGGTCTTCCTTGAGTTCTGAGCTTCACGGAGCACAGCCGAACCGAACGTCGAAGACTGCCCGGGTCGCACAGACATCTTTGCCGAACAAGCGGCCGGACGACATCTCCACCGCAATGATTGAAGAAATGGTCGAGAAGAAAGTTGAGGAGATTCTTGCCGCGCGTGAGCAATCGAAGCAGAGTCAAGTTTTTGAGATGAATGAACAACTGCAAAAACGTCTGGAAATACTGGAGCAGCGGATTGAAGGCACAGAGGACGCTAGAGCCGAAGGTCTTTCGTACCTACTCATGGGCAAGCAACATCAGGCGCGAGGGGAGGACCTTTCGGCCCTGAAAATGTATCAGCTGGCGCTCCCTTTCTTTCCCAAAAACGAGAAACTTGCGACCAAGATTGCTACTCTGAAAGAGCGCATTCAGAGCAGGCAGCGCGAGCAGACTACAGAGCTCACTGGCCATGCGCCCTcagcgcagaaacctggCCTCGGAAGCATCTTGTCGATCAAGAAACAGCCAGCACGTGCAGGCACTAAACGCCAAACCGCTGAATCTGACGATGATTACGAAGAGCCCGAAGAGCGCCTAACTCATTACAGTGATGACGACTCTATTGTAAGCTGCCAGGCAAAGCGCTCGAAGCGTACCAGAACAAAAAGCCCAAACAGAGAGTCTCTGGATGAACTAGGTTCGCCCAGCACGCTTCGCTATCCTTTACGAGCGAGGCGAGGACAGTTGCCAA ACCTCCTCATTCGCCAATTGTCTTTCGCAGTATTCGCATCACGTTGCGGCAGATGGTGCCAACAGCCATCGTTAGCTATATGTCGAACTTGGACTCAAGGCTTGGACTGCTGGCCGGGCTCTGGTCCTTGGTGA
- a CDS encoding AIM24 family protein, giving the protein MSQPLKGGVRALSSIRASPPRVRQGVISLPRRQTRCVQIRAAPSGRPGAVNGDQLAIIDTPSSAESADARFEVIGAPYSLLSVSLSASQNLYTRRGTLVGLSGKADNVVSTLSILEPFRRAAVGIPFLYQKVSSASPVTALVSVRSPVTSFTVVRLDGSVDWMIAQRRALLAWTGRTLTVRPTINTNLSLAHWGSSEVTGRGLLALVGAGQLYSVELKAGEQYIVHPSNVVAYTMTSNPPRPYRFKSTTLKFQVPGLKSLPNIFQSSKFIRDMADSDTWKTTMNILHKIRTWSRMTIWGDRLFLQFDGPTKILLQTRGPRINDIMSAREINEIADTPRGLTFDPTNPAKQPRVDGEEFKNVAHDAVHAGPGPSRTIEELENEMKGISQSIATLTREGKVIIEKIAEKK; this is encoded by the exons ATGAGTCAACCCTTGAAAGGAGGTGTTCGGGCTCTATCCTCCATCCGAGCCAGCCCTCCGCGGGTGCGACAGGGTGTTATATCGCTTCCCCGACGGCAGACAAGATGCGTCCAAATCCGCGCGGCGCCTTCAGGGCGACCAGGTGCAGTTAATGGGGATCAGCTCGCCATTATCGACACACCAAGCTCGGCAGAATCAGCGG ATGCGCGATTCGAGGTCATCGGCGCACCCTACTCCTTGCTCTCAGTTTCGCTTTCCGCTTCACAGAATCTGTATACTCGACGAGGGACACTGGTTGGCTTAAGTGGGAAAGCAGACAAC GTGGTTTCAACATTAAGCATTCTGGAGCCTTTCCGGAGAGCCGCCGTCGGCATACCATTTCTTTATCAGAAG GTATCGTCGGCGAGCCCAGTAACGGCGTTGGTCTCCGTTCGATCCCCAGTCACCTCTTTCACGGTTGTCCGTCTCGATGGTTCGGTGGACTGGATGATTGCTCAGAGACGAGCATTGCTCGCCTGGACCGGTCGCACTCTCACTGTCCGGCCAACAATTAACACAAACCTG AGCTTGGCCCACTGGGGTAGCTCAGAGGTGACTGGACGAGGGCTGCTAGCACTGGTTGGCGCGGGTCAATTATACTCAGTCGAGTTGAAGGCAGGGGAACAATATATTGTACACCCCAG TAATGTGGTGGCCTACACAATGACCTCCAACCCACCACGGCCATACCGTTTCAAGTCGACAACCTTAAAATTCCAGGTTCCTGGGCTGAAGAGCCTGCCCAATATCTTCCAGAGCTCCAAGTTCATTCGGGACATGGCAGACTCAGACACATGGAAGACAACAATGAACATACTGCACAAGATTCGCACATGGTCACGAATGACTATCTGGGGAGACAGA CTTTTCCTCCAATTCGACGGCCCTACAAAAATCCTGTTGCAAACCCGTGGACCTCGTATCAATGATATCATGTCTGCCCGTGAAATCAACGAAATAGCGGATACGCCGAGAGGACTGACCTTCGACCCTACGAATCCTGCTAAACAACCAAGGGTAGATGGAGAGGAATTCAAAAACGTCGCTCACGACGCTGTCCATGCAGGTCCCGGACCCTCGCGGACAATCGAGGAACTGGAAAACGAGATGAAAGGGATAAGCCAGAGTATCGCGACGCTCACAAGGGAGGGGAAAGTTATCATTGAAAAGATTGCTGAGAAGAAGTAA
- the atm1 gene encoding ATP-binding cassette Fe/S cluster precursor transporter ATM1 — MLPGAARSPCLRFPRRFAHGGLAAPRTALWATAWYGIHSKAFTSANSPLRKDASKEPALASNSKTTNPIPTQASASVNPPKDARNATTAKKDLLSETTLANKEQRKADWAIIKEMAKYLWPKDDWGTKLRVGTALSLLVGAKILNVEVPFYFKSIVDSMNIDFATVGGTAYTVAGSMIIAYGVTRIGATLFQELRNAVFASVAQKAIRRVARNVFEHLLRLDLNFHLSRQTGGLTRAIDRGTKGISFLLTSMVFHVVPTALEISLVCGILTYQYGFQFAAITAATMVAYTAFTITTTAWRTKFRKQANAADNRGATVAVDSLINYEAVKYFNNEQYQVARYDKALKAYEDASIKVTTSLAFLNSGQNMIFSSALAAMMYLAANGVANGNLTVGDLVMVNQLVFQLSVPLNFLGSVYRELRQSLLDMETLFNLQKVNVNIKEKPDAKPLQLHKGGEIRFENVTFGYHPDRPILKNASFTIPAGQKFAIVGPSGCGKSTILRLLFRFYDVQEGRILIDDQDVRDVSLESLRKAIGVVPQDTPLFNDTIAHNIRYGRIDATDEEVHKAAQRARIDALIQKLPEGYQTAVGERGMMISGGEKQRLAISRLILKDPELLFFDEATSALDTYTEQALLQNINSILKEKKRTSVFVAHRLRTIYDSDQILVLKDGRVAEMGSHRELLDLNGIYAELWNAQEMSLAQDLEFERETERDDVESKERDMAPGPKAQQ, encoded by the exons ATGCTGCCCGGAGCAGCTCGATCGCCATGCCTGCGTTTCCCTAGGCGCTTCGCCCATGGTGGTCTCGCCGCACCGCGCACAGCGCTGTGGGCCACCGCCTGGTACGGGATACATTCCAAAGCATTTACCTCAGCCAACAGCCCATTGAGGAAGGACGCATCTAAAGAGCCAGCATTGGCATCGAACTCGAAGACTACGAACCCCATACCTACCCAGGCATCCGCCAGTGTGAACCCACCGAAAGATGCACGAAATGCGACGACCGCGAAGAAAGACCTCCTCAGCGAAACGACGCTTGCGAACaaggaacaaaggaaagCAGACTGGGCTATCATAAAGGAAATGGCTAAGTACCTCTGGCCAAAG GATGACTGGGGAACCAAACTTCGTGTTGGAACAGCGCTCTCCTTGTTGGTTGGAGCAAAG ATCTTGAACGTGGAAGTTCccttctatttcaaaagcatTGTGGATTCAATGAATATCGACTTCGCAACCGTCGGCGGGACAGCATACACTGTGGCTGGTTCGATGATTATTGCCT ACGGAGTTACCCGAATCGGAGCTACTCTATTTCAAGAGCTTCGCAACGCTGTCTTCGCGAGCGTGGCTCAGAAAGCAATTCGGAGGGTTGCACGGAACGTCTTTGAGCACCTGCTGCGTTTGGATCTCAACTTTCACCTCAGTCGCCAGACTGGTGGATTAACACGAGCAATTGACCGGGGAACAAAAGGTATCAGCTTCTTGCTGACATCCATGGTTTTCCATGTAGTGCCTACTGCTCTGGAAATCTCGCTCGTTTGCGGTATCCTG ACATACCAATATGGATTCCAATTTGCTGCAATCACAGCGGCAACGATGGTGGCATACACTGCCTTCACCATCACAACTACTGCCTGGCGAACCAAATTTCGAAAACAGGCTAATGCGGCTGATAACCGTGGAGCGACGGTGGCTGTCGATTCGCTGATCAACTACGAAGCTGTCAAGTACTTCAATAACGAACAATATCAGGTGGCGCGCTACGATAAGGCACTCAAGGCTTATGAGGATGCCTCCATCAAGGTGACGACGTCTCTTGCCTTTCTGAATTCCGGCCAAAATATGATATTCTCGAGCGCGCTGGCCGCAATGATGTACCTTGCCGCCAACGGAGTCGCTAACGGAAACTTGACGGTTGGCGACTTGGTCATGGTCAATCAGCTCGTCTTTCAGCTCTCGGTGCCCCTTAATTTCCTCGGATCCGTGTATCGTGAACTTCGTCAGTCTTTGCTAGATATGGAGACGCTGTTTAATCTCCAAAAGGTCAATGTCaatatcaaggagaagccCGACGCCAAACCGCTCCAGCTCCACAAAGGAGGCGAGATCAGGTTTGAAAACGTCACTTTCGGCTATCATCCCGACCGTCCTATCCTCAAGAACGCTAGCTTCACAATTCCTGCAGGACAGAAGTTTGCTATCGTGGGCCCTAGTGGATGCGGCAAGTCCACCATCCTGAGACTCTTATTCCGATTCTATGATGTCCAGGAAGGTCGAATCCTGATTGATGATCAAGATGTGCGTGATGTATCTCTTGAGAGCTTGCGTAAAGCGATTGGAGTTGTGCCGCAGGATACGCCACTGTTTAATGACACTATTGCCCACAATATCCGTTATGGAAGAATCGATGCAACCGACGAGGAAGTACACAAGGCCGCACAACGAGCACGCATTGATGCTTTGATTCAGAAATTGCCCGAAGGGTATCAGACTGCGGTGGGAGAAAGAGGTATGATGATATCCGGGGGCGAGAAGCAACGATTAGCCATCTCCCGTCTGATTCTGAAGGATCCGGAGCTCTTATTCTTTGACGAAGCG ACCTCCGCCCTGGACACATACACGGAACAGGCACTGCTGCAAAACATCAACAGCATCttaaaagagaagaagcgcacCAGTGTGTTCGTGGCGCATCGACTGCGAACGATCTATGACAGTGACCAGATCCTTGTTCTCAAGGATGGACGTGTGGCAGAAATGGGATCCCACCGAGAATTGTTGGATCTGAATGGCATTTATGCTGAGCTGTGGAATG CGCAAGAAATGTCTCTAGCACAAGATCTCGAGTTTGAACGGGAGACTGAGCGTGACGATGTGGAGTCGAAAGAGCGGGATATGGCGCCCGGGCCAAAAGCGCAACAATAG
- a CDS encoding COPII subunit SEC24 → MASQQGGYPPQEGYGQPAGYGSPTQQHAGMAAGAPVQGHAGGKKKRAYAGEAFEIGSGANAALGGQLPAGGSYGAYPPQPQAAGYQQPVYGADPSQMNAAAPGYTAPVTPGIAQMTQQFGAMGVTDPHLMPPQPPQAAVAPQAPRPVPLNQLYPTDLLTQPFNVAELDYPPPPIVLPPGTSVYPSPTANCPPKYVRSTLNAVPTTHSLLKKSKLPFALVIQPYASLRDAEDPIPVIPDQVISRCRRCRSYINPFVTFLDHGHRWRCNMCNLTNDVPQAFDWDAALQKPADRSLRPDLNHAVVEFVAPQEYMVRPPQPLVYLFLIDVSYASVTNGLLATSARCIKESLDRIPNADRRTRLGFIAVDSSLHYFSIPRDGSENSDPRMLVISDLDEPFLPIPGDLLVTLSECRENIETFLDKLQEMFQNTQNNGCAMGSALRAGYKLIAPVGGKMTVLSSSLPNVGHGSLTMREDKKVLGTSKESSLLQTANSFYKSFAVECSKAQVSVDMFLFSSQYQDVASLSNLPRYTGGQTYFYPGWNAARGEDAIKFAREFSEYLSSEIGLEAVLRVRATTGLRMNTFYGNFFNRSSDLCAFPAFPRDQAYVVEVAIDETVTKPIVCLQTAVLHTTCNGERRIRVLTLALPTTQNLADVYASADQQAIATYFSHKAVERVLSSGLEPAREALQAKAVELLSTYRKELAGGSVSGGGLQFPANLRGLPVLFLAMIKNLGLRKSAQIPTDMRSAALCLLSTLPLPLLIQYIYPKMYSLHDMPDIAGLPDEQTGEIVLPPPVNLSSERIVPYGLYLIDDGQTQFLWVGRDAVPQLLLDVFGLPDRSQLRVGKQNLPELDNDFNQRVRAVIEKSRDHRSKGVGSIVVPHLYVVKEDGEPGLRLWAQTMLVEDRADQSVSLVQWMGSLREKVVQ, encoded by the exons ATGGCATCACAACAAGGGGGCTATCCTCCCCAGGAAGGGTACGGTCAACCTGCCGGTTATGGGTCCCCTACTCAGCAACACGCCGGTATGGCCGCCGGAGCTCCCGTACAAGGTCATGCAGGTGGTAAGAAGAAGCGAGCATATGCTGGGGAAGCCTTTGAAATTGGATCTGGTGCCAATGCTGCTCTTGGGGGACAACTCCCTGCTGGTGGCAGTTACGGTGCATATCCCCCTCAGCCGCAGGCTGCGGGATATCAACAACCTGTATATGGGGCGGATCCAAGCCAGATGAATGCAGCAGCTCCGGGGTATACTGCCCCTGTTACTCCTGGAATCGCACAGATGACCCAGCAATTCGGCGCGATGGGCGTGACCGACCCCCACCTAATGCCACCGCAGCCTCCGCAGGCCGCTGTGGCCCCCCAGGCTCCACGTCCCGTTCCCCTCAACCAGCTCTATCCTACAGACCTTCTCACTCAACCTTTCAATGTCGCGGAGCTTGACTACCCTCCACCGCCGATCGTTCTTCCGCCAGGT ACAAGCGTTTACCCATCCCCTACAGCGAATTGCCCTCCGAAATATGTTCGGTCGACCTTGAATGCCGTGCCGACAACGCATTCTCTCCTCAAGAAATCTAAGCTGCCGTTTGCCCTTGTCATTCAGCCATACGCCTCCCTGCGTGATGCGGAAGACCCGATTCCAGTTATTCCAGACCAGGTGATCTCGCGGTGTCGACGCTGCCGGTCTTACATCAATCCATTTGTGACATTTCTGGACCATGGCCATCGCTGGCGCTGCAATATGTGCAACCTGACAAATGATGTGCCACAGGCGTTTGATTGGGATGCTGCTTTGCAGAAGCCTGCGGACCGCTCCCTGCGACCTGATCTCAACCACGCGGTAGTCGAATTCGTTGCTCCCCAAGAGTACATGGTTCGCCCTCCTCAGCCGCTCGTGTATCTTTTCCTGATCGACGTGAGTTATGCGTCCGTTACAAATGGTCTTCTGGCAACTAGCGCAAGGTGCATCAAAGAAAGCCTTGACAGGATCCCCAACGCAGACCGTCGGACTCGATTGGGTTTCATTGCAGTCGACTCTAGCCTTCATTACTTCAGTATTCCCAGGGACGGCTCGGAGAATTCTGATCCAAGAATGCTTGTTATCAGCGATCTGGATGAGCCTTTCCTCCCTATTCCGGGCGACCTTCTGGTGACTCTGAGTGAATGCCGCGAGAACATTGAGACCTTCCTTGACAAATTACAGGAAATGTTCCAAAACACTCAGAATAATGGTTGCGCCATGGGATCGGCTCTGCGGGCTGGCTACAAGTTGATTGCACCGGTGGGAGGGAAGATGACCGTGTTGAGCTCGTCTTTGCCCAATGTCGGACATGGCTCCCTGACCATGAGAGAGGATAAGAAAGTCCTCGGGACGAGTAAAGAGAGCAGTCTTCTACAGACGGCGAACAGCTTCTACAAGAGCTTCGCTGTCGAGTGCTCCAAGGCACAGGTCTCAGTGGACATGTTCCTGTTCTCTTCCCAATACCAGGATGTGGCATCTCTTAGCAACCTGCCGAGATATACTGGTGGGCAAACATACTTCTATCCGGGATGGAATGCAGCCCGGGGAGAGGACGCGATTAAATTCGCTAGGGAATTCTCTGAGTACTTGTCTTCGGAGATTGGACTTGAAGCCGTCCTTCGTGTCCGTGCTACAACTGGGTTACGCATGAATACTTTTTACGGTAACTTCTTCAACCGCAGCTCCGACCTATGCGCCTTTCCCGCATTCCCTCGCGACCAAGCGTACGTTGTTGAGGTTGCTATTGATGAGACCGTCACCAAGCCTATTGTTTGCTTGCAGACTGCTGTCCTCCACACTACATGCAATGGCGAGAGAAGAATCCGGGTGTTAACCCTCGCTCTTCCCACAACGCAGAACCTTGCCGATGTATACGCATCGGCAGACCAACAAGCAATTGCGACTTACTTCAGTCACAAGGCTGTCGAGCGGGTTCTTTCAAGTGGACTGGAACCTGCCCGTGAGGCCCTACAAGCCAAGGCTGTGGAACTCCTGTCGACATATCGGAAGGAGCTTGCTGGTGGAAGCGTGAGCGGAGGCGGCCTGCAATTCCCTGCCAACTTGAGAGGTCTTCCTGTTCTTTTCTTGGCGATGATCAAAAAC CTCGGTCTTCGCAAATCCGCACAAATACCCACTGATATGCGATCTGCAGCGCTGTGCTTGCTGTCAACGctccctctccctctcctcaTTCAATACATCTACCCGAAGATGTATTCACTCCACGACATGCCTGACATTGCAGGATTGCCAGATGAGCAGACTGGCGAGATCgttctccctcctccagtcAATCTGTCTTCTGAACGCATCGTGCCGTACGGTCTTTACCTGATTGACGACGGACAGACCCAGTTCCTTTGGGTCGGGCGTGATGCAGTGccccagctcctccttgatGTCTTCGGTCTACCTGACCGATCCCAACTCCGCGTGGGCAAGCAGAACCTCCCGGAGCTTGACAATGACTTCAATCAACGAGTGCGGGCGGTCATTGAGAAGAGCCGGGACCACCGGTCAAAGGGTGTTGGCAGCATCGTGGTGCCTCACCTGTATGTGGtcaaggaagatggagagCCAGGTCTTCGGCTGTGGGCCCAGACGATGCTCGTGGAAGATAGGGCCGATCAGAGCGTCAGCCTGGTGCAGTGGATGGGTTCTCTGCGAGAAAAG GTTGTCCAGTAA